From a single Deltaproteobacteria bacterium genomic region:
- a CDS encoding tyrosine-type recombinase/integrase, whose translation MTALIDAYQLEMRKINAFAESTVETYTACVVAFCRFARDVLKVDLTRINGRHLLQWIDHLKTTGIGNSHLGHHHFALKSFFTFVLKTGKITANPAQALPLQYVRRRERTRAVPAGEAQKLVDSFDQRTWRGLRNHAMASILWALGLRTSELTGLKVRDFEPRHAKRIGLLRIHGKNKKQRALFVVDRLYDTLLRYLAHESTPSRPFAPMFPAHDYKAISNNRLRRLIKDQSRRLGITPVTPRMLRHAFATEMYAKNVPLWAIEAMMGHGSVAETSVYVHVSDELTAQVLDAVSVKRRWR comes from the coding sequence ATGACCGCCCTGATCGACGCCTACCAGCTTGAAATGCGAAAGATCAACGCCTTTGCCGAATCGACCGTCGAGACCTACACGGCCTGTGTGGTCGCGTTTTGCCGGTTTGCCAGGGATGTGCTCAAGGTCGATCTGACCCGAATCAACGGCCGGCACCTTTTGCAGTGGATCGACCATCTGAAAACCACCGGCATCGGCAACAGCCATCTGGGACACCACCATTTTGCCCTAAAGAGCTTTTTTACCTTTGTCCTCAAGACCGGGAAGATCACCGCCAACCCGGCCCAGGCCCTGCCGCTGCAATACGTCCGCCGGCGAGAAAGAACCCGCGCGGTGCCCGCAGGCGAGGCGCAAAAACTGGTCGATTCGTTCGATCAGCGCACCTGGCGCGGGCTGCGCAATCATGCCATGGCCTCGATCCTGTGGGCACTGGGGCTGCGCACCAGCGAGCTGACCGGCCTTAAAGTCAGGGACTTCGAGCCCCGCCATGCAAAGCGCATCGGCCTTTTGCGCATCCACGGCAAAAACAAAAAGCAGCGGGCCCTTTTTGTCGTTGACCGGCTTTACGACACCCTTTTGCGGTATCTGGCCCACGAAAGCACTCCTTCACGGCCCTTTGCCCCCATGTTCCCGGCCCATGACTACAAGGCCATCTCCAACAACCGGCTGCGGCGTCTGATCAAGGACCAGTCCCGAAGGCTGGGCATCACCCCGGTCACCCCCAGAATGCTGCGACATGCCTTTGCCACCGAGATGTACGCCAAAAACGTGCCCCTTTGGGCCATCGAGGCCATGATGGGCCACGGCAGCGTTGCCGAAACCTCCGTCTACGTCCACGTCTCTGATGAACTCACCGCCCAGGTGCTCGATGCCGTGAGCGTCAAAAGGAGGTGGCGATGA